Proteins encoded together in one Lepisosteus oculatus isolate fLepOcu1 chromosome 2, fLepOcu1.hap2, whole genome shotgun sequence window:
- the LOC102689158 gene encoding NACHT, LRR and PYD domains-containing protein 12-like yields the protein MAGIRETAQDVLLKHLYDLGEKELKRFCCKLSEVEHADDLHLRGAGREPGCGHPEGHQLLPGGHTAAEQLGRASRRMQEGERRVRVEIQGGYKDEVRMGPGQRRQRPGLQQLQEALHGPAHPEERGGGRRGKRLVRQNTLDNECASLGSLLVPGKPQILVLLGIAGIGKTYTVRKIMLDWASGELYNQFDYVFHLDCKSLCNVLEESTVLDLIFESCPELRQVPGEVIGSTERVLVLIDGLDAVDLPPDSGPWKDGLGTARLPVPRLLLGLLKRRLCSHWSLLVTVRPTVVEQIMTCNLACQWAEILGFPKERIDDYFQRYFEEPETAAEAVQHVRSNEVLLEMCVTPLICWVVCVLLDSEERPRDSMTYILVNYIYTLLKHHHTDSVSDKEMLQKLCLLARTGVEQRKSCFRMQELPVELAGMPKLPDSFVMRILTQQGVTKRSEYSFTLPALQEVLAAIGFAGNAAGDQLDELLSNALLPENGHLRVVVQHLHGLLHEESWDLLESFGLHLGSRLRARLARWTGEALKVCRCRPEDSYFLLDLMLCLFERREEAFARDALRQLPEITLQCIVLEGRHFLVLRYCLQHCRPKLVLRNCSLRSQEARKLLPLVDRCESFSIQMSEISEASMRELSGCFAKMHQLGYLELTSSPNSDALDLTCSTESAAGDTTLLPSVRIEGVPRAQTCLRWFLQDCGFCPRTLYFHDQKEEEEVQGMLEVLQETDCQLQCVSVKRCCLSERSVRALLALLESRPAITTLDLEGSGLGEAGLRLLCDRLGDMGGGGLQSLGLMDTGLTAASVPAVCSLLRKTAVSALSLGDNPLGDEGVRLLCEALGDPSCQLQRLSLVRCALSDGALPNLQVALEGTRTLTELRLGGNDWPESCAEALRRLWMSCRGLKYLEGPECGAWRVPIQSSGVDTEAGQLCWMVYRLWCRGIRAGQLWLRSRVHSWAGCSLGLLGTLPAV from the exons ATGGCTGGGATCCGAGAGACGGCCCAGGATGTTTTGCTGAAACACCTGTATGACCTGGGcgagaaggagctgaagaggttCTGCTGCAAGCTGAGCGAGGTGGAGCACG CTGATGATCTCCACCTTCGGGGAGCAGGCCGTGAGCCTGGCTGTGGACATCCTGAGGGCCATCAGCTACTGCCAGGTGGCCACACAGCTGCAGAGCAGCTGGGCAG GGCATCAAGGCGCAtgcaggagggagagagaag AGTACGTGTCGAGATACAAGGAGGTTATAAAGATGAAGTACGAATGGGTCCAGGACAACGCCGCCAGAGACCTGGACTTCAGCAGCTTCAGGAAGCTCTACACGGACCTGCGCATCCTGAGGAAAGGGGCGGGGGCAGGCGGGGCAAGCGGCTGGTGCGGCAGAACACGCTGGACAACGAGTGCGCCAGCCTGGGGAGCCTCCTGGTCCCGGGCAAGCCTCAGATCCTGGTCCTGCTCGGGATAGCCGGGATCGGGAAGACCTACACCGTCCGGAAGATCATGCTGGACTGGGCCTCGGGAGAGCTGTACAACCAGTTTGATTACGTCTTCCACCTGGATTGTAAAAGCCTCTGCAACGTGTTGGAGGAGAGCACCGTGCTGGACTTGATCTTTGAGAGCTGTCCAGAGCTCCGACAGGTCCCTGGGGAAGTCATTGGGAGCACCGAACGGGTCCTGGTCCTGATTGACGGCCTGGACGCTGTGGATCTGCCGCCAGACTCCGGGCCCTGGAAGGATGGGCTCGGCACAGCCAGGCTGCCTGTGCCCAGGCTGCTGCTCGGCTTGCTGAAGAggaggctgtgctcccactggtCCTTGCTGGTGACAGTTCGCCCGACGGTGGTGGAGCAAATCATGACATGCAACCTTGCGTGCCAGTGGGCAGAAATCCTCGGATTCCCCAAGGAGAGGATAGATGACTACTTCCAGAGGTATTTTGAGGAGCCCGAAACTGCTGCTGAGGCTGTGCAGCACGTGAGAAGTAACGAAGTCCTGCTGGAGATGTGTGTGACTCCCCTCATCTGCTGGGTGGTCTGTGTGCTGCTGGATTCTGAGGAGAGGCCAAGAGACTCCATGACTTACATCTTAGTGAACTACATCTACACCCTTCTGAAGCACCACCATACAGACTCAGTGAGCGACAAAGAGATGCTTCAAAAACTCTGCCTCCTGGCCAGGACGGGCGTTGAACAACGAAAGTCTTGCTTTCGCATGCAGGAGCTGCCTGTAGAGCTAGCGGGCATGCCTAAGCTGCCCGACAGCTTCGTCATGAGAATTCTGACGCAGCAGGGGGTCACCAAGAGGTCGGAGTACTCCTTCACCTTGCCCGCTCTGCAGGAGGTGCTGGCGGCCATCGGCTTCGCCGGCAACGCCGCCGGAGACCAGCTGGACGAGCTCCTGTCGAACGCCCTCCTCCCGGAGAACGGGCACCTCCGGGTTGTCGTCCAGCACCTCCACGGGCTGCTCCACGAAGAGAGCTGGGATCTCCTCGAGAGCTTCGGCCTGCATCTGGGCTCCCGCCTGCGGGCTCGGCTCGCGCGCTGGACGGGCGAGGCGCTGAAGGTGTGTCGGTGCCGGCCGGAGGACAGCTACTTCCTCCTGGACCTCATGCTGTGCCTGTTCGAGCGGCGGGAGGAGGCGTTCGCCAGGGACGCCCTGCGCCAGCTGCCCGAGATCACTCTCCAGTGCATCGTGCTGGAAGGGAGGCACTTCCTGGTGCTGCGCTACTGCCTCCAGCACTGCAGGCCCAAGCTCGTGCTGCGCAACTGCAGCCTGAGGAGCCAGGAGGCCAGGAAGCTGCTCCCCCTGGTGGACAGGTGTGAAAGCTTCAG CATCCAGATGTCGGAGATAAGCGAGGCGTCTATGAGGGAGCTGAGCGGGTGTTTTGCGAAGATGCACCAGCTGGGATACCTGGAGTTGACCTCGAGCCCGAACAGCGACGCCCTGGATTTAACCTGTTCGACAGAGAGCGCAGCGGGCGACACCACTCTTCTTCCGAGTGTGAGGATCGAGGGCGTTCCCAGGGCCCAGACCTGCCTGCGCTGGTTCCTACAGGACTGTGGGTTCTGCCCCAGGACGCTGTACTTCCATGAccagaaggaggaggaggaggtgcagGGGATGTTGGAAGTCTTGCAGGAGACGGACTGTCAGCTCCAGTGTGTCAG TGTGAAGCGCTGCTGTCTCTCGGAGCGCAGTGTTCGAGCCCTGCTGGCCCTGCTGGAGAGCAGACCTGCCATCACCACCCTGGACCTGGAGGGGAGTGGCCTGGGAGAGGCGGGGCTGCGGCTTCTCTGTGATAGGCTGGGGGACATGGGGGGCGGCGGCCTGCAGTCACTGGG GCTGATGGACACCGGCTTGACAGCCGCCAGTGTCCCCGCCGTCTGCTCCCTCCTGAGGAAGACAGCGGTCAGCGCCCTGAGTCTGGGAGACAACCCCCTGGGGGACGAGGGGGTGCGGCTGCTGTGTGAGGCCCTTGGGGACCCCAGCTGCCAGCTGCAGAGGCTCTC CCTGGTGAGATGCGCGCTGAGTGACGGCGCCCTGCCTAACctgcaggtggcgctggagGGCACCCGGACCCTGACAGAGCTGCGGCTGGGCGGTAACGACTGGCCGGAGTCCTGCGCGGAGGCGCTGCGGCGCTTGTGGATGTCCTGCCGCGGCCTCAAGTACCTGGA GGGTCCTGAGTGTGGTGCATGGCGTGTTCCTATCCAGAGCAGCGGTGTGGATACGGAGGCAGGGCAGCTTTGTTGGATGGTATACCGGCTGTGGTGCAGAGGGATCCGGGCAGGACAGCTCTGGCTCCGGTCTCGGGTGCACTCGTGGGCAGGGTGCTCGCTCGGACTGCTCGGTACACTCCCTGCTGTGTGA
- the suv39h1b gene encoding histone-lysine N-methyltransferase SUV39H1 isoform X2 — protein sequence MAENLKGCRVACKSSWSQLQTLCRLERVACKELGITKKNLNDFEVEYLCDYRKTKEREFFLVKWKGYPESENSWEPLRNLRCLKILKQFREDMQRELRRRKLRRSPKRLDHSVASFLAQKAKQRLRLQRWEADLNKTRQHRGRIFVLNEVDLDGPPRDFTYINNYKVGDGIVLNEVAVGCECADCFNSPVNGCCAGTSLHKFAYNDRGQVRLRAGLPIYECNSRCSCGPDCPNRVVQKGIQYDLCIFKTDNGRGWGVRTMERIRKHSFVMEYVGEIITSEEAERRGHIYDRQGATYLFDLDYVEDVYTVDAAHHGNISHFVNHSCNPNLQVYNVFINNLDERLPRIAFFATRTIRPGEELTFDYNMQIDPVDAESTKMDSNFGLAGMTGSPKKRVRVECKCGVETCRKYLF from the exons GGTGCCGCGTGGCGTGCAAGTCCTCGTGGAGCCAGCTGCAGACCCTGTGCCGGCTAGAGAGGGTGGCCTGCAAGGAGCTGGGCATCACCAAGAAGAACCTCAATGACTTCGAGGTGGAGTACCTGTGCGACTACAGGAAAACGAAG GAGCGGGAGTTCTTCCTGGTGAAGTGGAAGGGCTACCCGGAGTCGGAGAACAGCTGGGAGCCGCTCAGGAACCTGCGCTGCCTGAAGATCCTCAAGCAGTTCCGCGAGGACATGCAGCGGGAGCTGCGCCGGCGGAAGCTGCGCCGCAGCCCCAAGCGGCTGGACCACAGCGTGGCCTCCTTCCTGGCCCAGAAGGCCAAGCAGCGCCTGCGGCTGCAGCGCTGGGAGGCCGACCTGAACAAGACGCGCCAGCACCGGGGCCGCATCTTCGTGCTCAACGAGGTGGACCTGGACGGGCCGCCCCGGGACTTCACCTACATCAACAACTACAAGGTCGGGGACGGGATCGTGCTCAACGAGGTGGCGGTGGGCTGCGAGTGCGCCGACTGCTTCAACAGCCCCGTGAACGGCTGCTGCGCCGGCACCTCCCTCCACAAGTTCGCCTACAACGACCGGGGCCAGGTGCGCCTGCGGGCCGGCCTGCCCATCTACGAGTGCAACTCGCGCTGCTCCTGCGGGCCCGACTGCCCCAACCGCGTGGTGCAGAAGGGCATCCAGTACGACCTGTGCATCTTCAAGACCGACAACGGGCGCGGCTGGGGCGTGCGCACCATGGAGCGCATCAGGAAGCACAGCTTCGTCATGGAGTACGTGGGGGAG ATTATAACGTCCGAGGAGGCAGAGAGAAGGGGACACATCTACGACCGGCAGGGCGCCACCTACCTCTTCGACCTGGACTATGTGGAAGACGTGTACACTGTCGACGCAGCCCACCATGGCAACATCTCCCACTTCGTCAACCACAGC TGTAACCCCAACCTGCAGGTGTACAACGTGTTCATCAACAACCTGGACGAGCGCCTGCCCCGGATAGCCTTCTTCGCGACGCGCACGATCCGGCCAGGGGAGGAGCTGACCTTTGACTACAACATGCAGA TTGATCCTGTGGATGCTGAAAGCACCAAAATGGATTCCAATTTCGGCCTGGCTGGGATGACTGGATCGCCCAAGAAGCGGGTTCGAGTGGAGTGCAAGTGTGGGGTGGAGACCTGTcgaaagtatttattttaa
- the suv39h1b gene encoding histone-lysine N-methyltransferase SUV39H1 isoform X1, which yields MAENLKGCRVACKSSWSQLQTLCRLERVACKELGITKKNLNDFEVEYLCDYRKTKISQKNIQQVKIGRTCTLDTIAKFIKSKKEREFFLVKWKGYPESENSWEPLRNLRCLKILKQFREDMQRELRRRKLRRSPKRLDHSVASFLAQKAKQRLRLQRWEADLNKTRQHRGRIFVLNEVDLDGPPRDFTYINNYKVGDGIVLNEVAVGCECADCFNSPVNGCCAGTSLHKFAYNDRGQVRLRAGLPIYECNSRCSCGPDCPNRVVQKGIQYDLCIFKTDNGRGWGVRTMERIRKHSFVMEYVGEIITSEEAERRGHIYDRQGATYLFDLDYVEDVYTVDAAHHGNISHFVNHSCNPNLQVYNVFINNLDERLPRIAFFATRTIRPGEELTFDYNMQIDPVDAESTKMDSNFGLAGMTGSPKKRVRVECKCGVETCRKYLF from the exons GGTGCCGCGTGGCGTGCAAGTCCTCGTGGAGCCAGCTGCAGACCCTGTGCCGGCTAGAGAGGGTGGCCTGCAAGGAGCTGGGCATCACCAAGAAGAACCTCAATGACTTCGAGGTGGAGTACCTGTGCGACTACAGGAAAACGAAG ATATCGCAGAAGAACATTCAACAGGTAAAAATTGGCAGAACCTGCACGCTGGACACAATTGCTAAGTTCATCAAGAGTAAGAAG GAGCGGGAGTTCTTCCTGGTGAAGTGGAAGGGCTACCCGGAGTCGGAGAACAGCTGGGAGCCGCTCAGGAACCTGCGCTGCCTGAAGATCCTCAAGCAGTTCCGCGAGGACATGCAGCGGGAGCTGCGCCGGCGGAAGCTGCGCCGCAGCCCCAAGCGGCTGGACCACAGCGTGGCCTCCTTCCTGGCCCAGAAGGCCAAGCAGCGCCTGCGGCTGCAGCGCTGGGAGGCCGACCTGAACAAGACGCGCCAGCACCGGGGCCGCATCTTCGTGCTCAACGAGGTGGACCTGGACGGGCCGCCCCGGGACTTCACCTACATCAACAACTACAAGGTCGGGGACGGGATCGTGCTCAACGAGGTGGCGGTGGGCTGCGAGTGCGCCGACTGCTTCAACAGCCCCGTGAACGGCTGCTGCGCCGGCACCTCCCTCCACAAGTTCGCCTACAACGACCGGGGCCAGGTGCGCCTGCGGGCCGGCCTGCCCATCTACGAGTGCAACTCGCGCTGCTCCTGCGGGCCCGACTGCCCCAACCGCGTGGTGCAGAAGGGCATCCAGTACGACCTGTGCATCTTCAAGACCGACAACGGGCGCGGCTGGGGCGTGCGCACCATGGAGCGCATCAGGAAGCACAGCTTCGTCATGGAGTACGTGGGGGAG ATTATAACGTCCGAGGAGGCAGAGAGAAGGGGACACATCTACGACCGGCAGGGCGCCACCTACCTCTTCGACCTGGACTATGTGGAAGACGTGTACACTGTCGACGCAGCCCACCATGGCAACATCTCCCACTTCGTCAACCACAGC TGTAACCCCAACCTGCAGGTGTACAACGTGTTCATCAACAACCTGGACGAGCGCCTGCCCCGGATAGCCTTCTTCGCGACGCGCACGATCCGGCCAGGGGAGGAGCTGACCTTTGACTACAACATGCAGA TTGATCCTGTGGATGCTGAAAGCACCAAAATGGATTCCAATTTCGGCCTGGCTGGGATGACTGGATCGCCCAAGAAGCGGGTTCGAGTGGAGTGCAAGTGTGGGGTGGAGACCTGTcgaaagtatttattttaa